The Nostoc cf. commune SO-36 genomic sequence TATCCAGATGTTACTATAAAAATTTAGGGAAAAGATTGATAATTATAACAACCAATTCTGAACAACTTTTAGGTTAGTAACATTATTTACTATACAATACACAAATAAATTAGTTAAATTTGCTTATATATGAATATGCGCGATCGCGTTTCTTTAGAGACTGTATCTGTAAGTCTGCCTTTTGGCATTGGTTCGATGTCGTGGAAGGTTGACACCACACAAAAGAAGGCGGCTTGGTCGCTGTATGTGGAATTGGTGACGCGCATTGCTGTGCAACCATTAGAAGTTGACCAGGGTTTGGTACGGGAAGCGATGAACTCTCTTTATAGTTTATTTGGCACTACCCGCGAAGTTCTCAAAGCAGCCGGGCCGGATGTGGGGGCTTCTCGTGATTCAGTGGGGGGAATTGCGATCGCAGTGTTGAATAATGGGTTAAGGCCGTTTTTGGCTAAATGGCATCCGTTGTTGCAAGCGTGGGAAGCTAGACGACCTGTGGGGGTGAGTCCGAAGGAACATGAGCAGAGTTGGTCGGAGGAAGCAAAGTTGCGAAGTGAGTTGGAAGTTTTGCGCGGTGGGTTGGAAGATTACGCCAAGGCGTTGGCAAAAATTGCTGGGGTGGAGGAGTGATAACTGCCAAAGGATGTTTTCCTCTGCCACAATAGCAAAGAAAAGGCAGAGGTAGAAAAAATTAGAGCGCAGCTATTACAAGAAGGAATAGATGCTTGGCTAGATAAATATGACTTTGAGCCATTTCTTCCTTGGCAAGACCAACTAGAAACAATTATTTCACAAATCAAAGCAGCAGCCATATTTATAGGTTCATCTGGTGTAGGCCCGTGGGCAGATATTGAAATGAAGGAGTTTCTTGTTGAATTTGTACAACGAAAACTACGTATGGGCTTAGTAATTCTTCCTGGTTGTCCTGATGAACTTATAAATACAGTTCCAAGATTCATGAAGCGGTTCCATTGTGTAGATTTTCGCCAACCAGATCCTGAACCGATGGGACAGTTGATTTGGGGTATTACTGGGAACAAGCCAAGGAGTAACGCCCATAATTCAGGCTCAATCACCAACAATTCCGCCGAAGCAAGAACTTGTGTTTTTAGGAGATATTTCTCTGCCGAAGCGAGAACTTGTGTTTTTGGGAGATATTTCTCCTCCAGAACGCGACTTAGATGACCTATTCTCAGAAAAAGGCATAAACTACACCAGACTGCGTGACCTACTCGCAGCAAAAAACTGGGAAGAAGCCGACCAAGAAACCTATCGGGTGATGATTCAGGCTGTAGGTAAAAAAGATGGCGACTACTTCGTCTCAAACGAACTCTTAAATTTTCCTTGCACTGACTTACGCACAATTGACCGCTTATGGGTAGAATACAGCAAT encodes the following:
- a CDS encoding TIR domain-containing protein, producing MRAQLLQEGIDAWLDKYDFEPFLPWQDQLETIISQIKAAAIFIGSSGVGPWADIEMKEFLVEFVQRKLRMGLVILPGCPDELINTVPRFMKRFHCVDFRQPDPEPMGQLIWGITGNKPRSNAHNSGSITNNSAEARTCVFRRYFSAEARTCVFGRYFSSRTRLR
- a CDS encoding GUN4 domain-containing protein; protein product: MFLGDISLPKRELVFLGDISPPERDLDDLFSEKGINYTRLRDLLAAKNWEEADQETYRVMIQAVGKKDGDYFVSNELLNFPCTDLRTIDRLWVEYSNRQFGFSVQKKIYLSVGGKADGKFYEKAWEKFGDRVGWRVKINWISYECIRYSDVNFDTSSPEGTPPYSGWDTSRFL